The proteins below are encoded in one region of Brassica oleracea var. oleracea cultivar TO1000 unplaced genomic scaffold, BOL UnpScaffold01121, whole genome shotgun sequence:
- the LOC106320905 gene encoding cuticle protein 16.5, isoform B-like yields the protein MAVAVARTISEVDNLTAAETASFFFLAFAPSITYLPAIAFAPSITYLPAIAFAPSITYLPAIAFAPSITYLPAIAFAPSITYLPAIAFAPSITYLPAIAFAPSITYLPAIAFAPSITYLPAIAFAPSITYLPAIAFAPSITYLPAIAFAPSITYLPAIAFAPSITYLPAIAFAPSITYLPAKNKIYIVLAQYSCLQVILLLDTIEHHL from the exons ATGGCTGTAGCCGTAGCGAGAACGATTTCTGAAGTG GACAACCTAACAGCAGCAGAGACtgcctctttcttcttcttagctTTTGCTCCTTCCATTACCTACTTGCCTGCCATAGCTTTTGCTCCTTCCATTACCTACTTGCCTGCCATAGCTTTTGCTCCTTCCATTACCTACTTGCCTGCCATAGCTTTTGCTCCTTCCATTACCTACTTGCCTGCCATAGCTTTTGCTCCTTCCATTACCTACTTGCCTGCCATAGCTTTTGCTCCTTCCATTACCTACTTGCCTGCCATAGCTTTTGCTCCTTCCATTACCTACTTGCCTGCCATAGCTTTTGCTCCTTCCATTACCTACTTGCCTGCCATAGCTTTTGCTCCTTCCATTACCTACTTGCCTGCCATAGCTTTTGCTCCTTCCATTACCTACTTGCCTGCCATAGCTTTTGCTCCTTCCATTACCTACTTGCCTGCCATAGCTTTTGCTCCTTCCATTACCTACTTGCCTGCCATAGCTTTTGCTCCTTCCATTACCTACTTGCctgccaaaaacaaaatctatataGTGTTAGCTCAATATAGTTGCCTCCAAGTCATTTTACTACTAGACACTATAGAACATCACCTCTAG